GCCGCGCTCATTGGCTATTTCcgcctctccccccactcctgctcccGCCCAGGGCCTCGTGGCACCGGGGCTGGGAACCCGGGACTCGCCTCCGAGAGCGGCGGCTGCGGCTCCGACGAAACGGGGCGGGGCCTCAGCGTCGGCTCGGCGCGCCCGGGAGCGGGGCAGGAAAAGCTCCCGGAACCTGCGCGCCCGGCGACGTCCCCTGTCGGAGCTAGTCCGAGACGGCGACTTCCGCTTCCGGGGCTGGTGCGTCTGGACTGAGCGGGGTGACGGAGCGGCCAGGTAGCGGGAGGTCCGGCGGCGGGGGGCCCAGGCGCTATGGGGGAGGCAGCGGTGCTGGTTCCCCCGTCCCTGGGCAAGGGCATCCTGCGttacctaacccccccccccccccccgctgctggGGCACAGACTCGTAGGCCTGGAAGAAACCTCGAGACTTGAGAGGTCACCCAGTCCCCTGCGCTCCTGGCGGGGCCACGTATTACCTAGGCCACCCCGGCAGGTGCATGTCCAGCCTGCTCCTAGCAATCCCCGAGCTACCTTTGTCTCCTTCCTCACCAGCTTGTCCTCTGCTTGTTTATGGGCCATTGGTGTTGCCATTGGGGGCCTACACGGAGTCGGGGGAAGGGTCTACGCGGGTGGCGGTCCCGAGTGCCATGGCAGGTGCCAGCCCTGGGGTTGCTccgttgacttcagcagagctatgcAATCTTATATccgctaaggatctggccctgtggtctttctttttgtttttcagtcatGAGGAGCCAAATCAACTCCATTGGGGGTTGGCACTCAGCTGTTGACACTATCTAGTCCAAACAGTTAATTAGAATATGGGTTTGGAGAGCCAATGTCCCTCATTAGATTGACAGAAACACTGTTTTTGTAGGCACCATGTGAgttgaataattttaaaatgttgttaataAATATTAACATGATTAGTGATGTTAATTTATCTAACTTGGTGATTTCCAAACTGGTCTGCTGTCCACTTGCCATGGGCCGTGGAGAGCAGGCTGGTCATATGGAGGAATTtaaactagatgatcaaaatggttccttctagccttaaaaatctGTGACTTAAGTTAGGGCTTAAACACTTTCATAGTTTGATTACATTGAGTCTGCTTAGTCTGATCAAATTCATTAAGAACAAgatgtcatttattatttatttttggtttataATACATAAAAAAAAGCTGTCTCATGCTCTGGACATCTTTGATGTTTCTTTAAAATAGAGAATAATGTGTCTGATTCCCACCATGTATTTGAGATAATAGACTAACCCCTTAGTGCAAAAAGATTAAagtactcccccctccccagatacCAGCTGTCGAACTTCACTTTCCCAAAagtttgagtttaaaaaaatgaagtttgCAACATACCACAATGGTCAACAAACTTGAGTTATTTCAGCCCAAAGAAGGAGAGTGAGATCCAAATATGAGGGGCTCACGTATACCTTTGCTGATGTCTGTGGTAACAATATTGCTCAGAGAGAGAGGCGATCTTTTAAGAAAGCAACATACAGGCTGTCCTAACTGGCATACAAATTGCAGTAcataccaatttaaaaaaaatagattcttTGACATACTTCTAAATATGGCTGTAGCTGTGTACAGTAAGACAATTGAGAACAGAGTACAATGTTTCATGCATTCTGAAATGtacaccttgtctctcaaaataAATAGTTAAGtttcaaaatattcatttaagttGCATGTACTATAtaataagtagagctggttgggaattcttTAACAGAACACTTTTCGTTGGAagatgctgatttgtcaaaaacaaaactttgcagAAACATTGGATTTTAATTGTACTTTTGTTAGGAAGTTTCTCCGGTGGAGATGGAATTTCTGgtgaaaacaagagagagaggcaTGTGCAAGCATGTACACaaactctctcttcccctttccgCCCCCTTTTGGGTTCCAAGTATTTTAACGCACAATTTGAAAGGAGTTGTGACTAACCAGGTTTATTAGGGTACAGTTTATGCAGAACTAAGCCATAGTAGCATTACATTAGAGTATTAAAAGAGTGTCTCCTAAAATGGTAAATAGTGTCTCCCATCATCCAGTATGAGATTTTTTGAAGCCACaagactattttaaaatttaaattattcaAATAAGGAGATGTAATGATCAGTGCTCAGAAAAAATGGTAATGTCATTTCCTAAATGGTAAAAAGATTTCcaacatgaaatatttcagtcaaaAATGTTAGAAATGTTTATACTAGACAGTGGTTTTGAAAACACATTAGCATCTGTGAAAGGATCACAATGACATTATAATACCAAATTTGGATAAACTGTCATCTCCAGTGTCTTGCAGTGTttgcttttatatatttaaatcatATGTAAATCCTTCCCAACTCCCTGGGCAACGTCTTTAATGTGTTCAGCTGAGTATCTGAAAATCTACATAGTGGTAGTATCTTTGAGTAGAAACTAACATTGTTCTGTAAAGAAGATAATGCTAGCGTTAATAAATTCCCTTACAATGATTATCAGAGAAGGATGTTGCCTTTTGGTACACTAGCTGTCACTGGAGTTAAGTGAACTGAACAGTTAGCACCCCAGGCAAATTGGACAAGTGCTGCTAATCAGAAATGATTTACCAAAACTAGTATAGCATAGCTAATCACAGCGTGAAGGAtctctgcattattattattagaactaTTAATAAAACATCTCTTTTTATTCTGAAGATTACTGTTTACAACACTGCCTCAGTGCGGTACGGTGGTGTTAGAAAtcactctccctctcctccccaattTCTGAAAGAGAACGTCAATCTTAGGAAGTTTAAACAATAGTAAATTGTGCACCTTGAAAGAGCAGGGCCTTTTTATTAACCTTTTCCTGCAGACATGGGGCATGAACATGAACATCGTCATGGGAAAATGGAACTCCCTGACTATAAACAATGGAAGATAGAGGGTACTCCGCTACAGGATGTCCAAGAAAGACTGGCTAGGCGGGGTCTTAGAGATCCATGGCTTCGGTAAGTGAGAGAATACATCATTCAGATCTATAGATACATGCTCGTGCACTTCCTGTAACCTTGTGATGtagtcattgtggatggttccttttagcaaaaaagctggaaaaaCACCTAGACTGCATCAGTTATCACATAAAAAATGTGGTTGACGTTCATTTTTTGTGTAGAGATTACTAGTATTGCATTACAATGTGAGGAAGCTCTGAGGGTAAAGTTCAGCCATACTTTGTGATGTTTTATGATGAGATGAAGACAAGTCTTTTCAGATTTTGTTCTGCAGAATGGAGAGGTGAGCACACTGTTTACCTTTAGCCTGAGCTATCCCACAAATACTTAAGTTGGGGGGGTTCCATGATCTTGGCCTTGGTTCAGCAAGGCATTGAAGCAATGCttgaatttaagcatgtgagtaatcctgtccctattcagcaaagcacttaagcatggtctcatgaggtcccttctaaccctgatagtctatgataccaaatctcattgatttcaatggaacttcagtacagtatgtgcttaaatgctttgctgaataggaacaGGATTACTTGTGTGCTTATAGACAagaatgttttgctgaattggggcctttaaTTGAAGTTTTGAACTGTAGTAGCAGATGGCTTGGGGTTTCAGTCTACTTTGTTCTATGTTTGCTAAACAGTTCATGAAATCATATAGAAAACTGTTAAGGTGAATCAAGTCATGGAAGACCTGATCTTAGTCCCTTGAACTGAGGAGGTATCTTACTCCCTAGAGCTATTCTGCATTGTTTAGATAGCTGTAGAGACAGGGCTTTGACCTGAGTCACAATGGGGAGAAATATATAACATTCTCCTTTACCATTCTTCAGCCTTCGGGAATGAAAAGTGGCATGCTTCATGCTCCATTGTCCCATTCTACAGGAAGACAAAAGCCCTACATTAGCTATTCCATGGTCCGACAGGGAAATCGTTGTACCTGCTTCCTCCAGTACTCTTATGCAGTTTTTACCATGTGTTTTAAAGCAAGCTGTTGGATGGATATTGCTTTATCACCTCTTATTATGACCTATTGGGGGTGGGTTTGGGATGGATTGAGTAatcctttatttccttttatttgttcagGAGATAGTGTAAGAGTATTACATAGTCTCTAACTTTATGTTAATTACTATCTTTTAATGTTACCTGGAGTTGTTTTACCAGATATTAACTATCTACGGTTATCAGCTGTCTCTGAACCCTACTTTCTAAGTCTCCGACATTCAGTTTTTTATTCTTGCTTCTATTTCTTGTGAGTTCAAGCTTATAAAATTCACTCtagttaaatagttaattttATCTGGAGCACAATAATATTTCTCTTTTCTGCAGGAGTCCGGTTTACTACTCCAAGAAAATGGCCATACTCCAACACATTCTTCCCAAGTGCTGCATAAATAGCCAGTAAATTAatcccacaccctctcctgcacatGTTTCCTAAGCATATTGCTCTGAAACTGCTCCAAAATACTGTGTAGGGCTGAGAAAAACTCATGCTATTTATTCCCTTTCCTAGGTTAAAAATTGCTGTGTTTCTCAGAACATTGGTTTgcgttggggggaaaaaaagagttgtTTACTGGATTTGTTGAATATTGACTAAGGGAGAAAGTGCAAAATCTCTTAGTAGATTAAAGTATTGGATCTCTCCTGCATATCTTTGCCTAATGCAGCATTATGTATAAAATAATGCTTAAATCCCACACTGAGACAAGCCTCTAGTACTAGTTTCATAGCAATCTCTTTAGTGAAGACATGATAGAAGTATCAAGATCTGTTTACTACATTTATTAAAGTTGTCCTTCTGAAGAATATCTTGTAGTAAGAATGCTAAAGTAGCAAAACCCCTCTGGGCTTTTTTCTTTTAGTTGGTATTGGCACCTGTCAAAAGGCTGGGAAATCTAAGACCAGTGTAGCCTAATTTATGTACATACAGCTTCTATGTAGATTTAGCCCTGATGaacaaatacagatttacagcCCTGAAGACTGAAATTCTTTATCCACTTCATAGGAACACAGTACTAGCACCTACAGAACAAGTCTCCCATCCAGTGTGCCTTAACCCTGAGCTAGAGAGATCACCTACACAGGAGAAGGGGGTAGATGAGTGTCTACAGACCATTCAGTCCTTGACAATTCTGCTGAGACTCTCATCAAAACTATCAGTATCAAGTGCGGTGACAGTGGTTCAATCTTATCCTCTGGTAGATTGTTTTTTCCTTAGCTATGTCTCTGTGTCCTCTGCAAATATGATAGTGGAATTCAGAGCTTTGTTTCTGGAACAGACTATATTATTTGTGTTGGACTTAATATTTCATGTGGATCTGATAAGTCTAAGTACTTTATGACTGAAGTGGTAGTAACAGCTGTTGTTCACATACATGCTCAGTGAGGTAAAGGCTTGCATAAGACAGAATGTTATGGTCTTTagacaaaaaaatagaaaaaaaagaaattctgtCTTTTTAAACAGTACAGAAAGGAGTATTCAAACTATGCTGAGAGTGTTAATTTCACCAGTAAGACTCAAGCAGGGAAATGTCTAGTGCTTTACaattagatggtaagctctttgggtcagggattgtcttttcgttctgtgcttgtacagcacctagcacaatgggtcctggatattaaggtaatacaaataatgataattacACCTGCCTCATTCAAAAGTGGCACAGGAGCACTTGCTTCATTCACTCCATATCTTGTATTTAAACGACTTGTGGGTTCTGTTTTTCCGGCATACAGAAAGTAAGTAGGACACAGTAACAGAAGACACTACACATGTATAGCTAaagttgcaggaaaaaaatattttgttactgaAGATGtcttatgtgatcatgtaatatGGTAATTAAAGGTTGGCATAACAAACATGCATAAGGGGGGATAGTTAATTTCATAGTATTTCCTGATATTTGAGTGCTTTAACTATGGAAACCTTACATTTTCAATGCATAGCTTTTTGGAAtatgttttttaactttttgcatataaatatatttgtgttGGTATATGGAATCAGAATGGGTCGTCTAACTTCGTTCTATCTGtcggttttgttttttcctagcAATGAGGCATGGAGATATATGGGTGGCTTTGCAAAACCTCCCACTGTTCTGGACGTTCTCACCAAAGGTTTCAAGTGGGGATTCGTAGCCTTTGTGGTAGCACTTGGGGTCGAGTATGCACTGTTTCCTCCGAAGAAAAATGGAGGACATCACTGAAAATGGAATAGCAGAACTTCTCAAAGTTATTTACACAGTTCTAAATTAAAACATGTTATACAATAGCTTACTGCTTTTGTTGCACGTGTAAAGATGCCTATTAAAATTTCTCATTGGCAAGAGCATGTCTCTATGGCTTTGTCATCTTttcttggagaaaaaaaataaaactttccaaTGATGTTCCCAAATCTAAACCTGACTTGATTCATGGAAAAACAAGATCTGCATGAGATGGTATGTACCATCTATTGAACTAGTGTGGAAAATAATATTGGTGCTTTCAAGCTCTGCCAACTTGAAACTCCAAAAGAAGAAGTTACTTGTACCGTATTGTGCAGCTCTTCACAATACCTTCACCCTCCTTTCTTGCAAGCTTTGATCAGCTGTGAAATAGTGAACAGATCAACAGTTAACTAACACTAGCCTTCAGCCATAACTCCATACAGTGAATTGGCGCTGCCCTCAGAGGTGTTGCTCCAAGGCCAGGCTGTCTGCCGACTTAGGCTGACATCACAGTTGCTTCATACTTTTAAGGTGATCTGTGCAAACAAATggctaaagacttttttttttaatgcaaacttAGATTATGGAGCATGTGTAATTTCTAAAAACAGCTTATTAACTGCTGACATAGGGCTGTTCTTCATTTCAACAGTTAGTTTGTTAGTATACTTGAATTCCTGCCTTTGAGCTAGTCTTGCTCACTGTAAAATGACACTTGATCTACATAGAGTGATTGGCTTAGCAGCAGATGAGTTGTAACTCAGCTGCTGCATTCTCCAATGTCAGCAGCAGTATACcttaacacccccccacacacacaattcagctcacacacacacacacaattcagctCGTTTAAGCTTAAAGTACCACAAATGAGATAAGGATCTTTGTGTGAATGAGAGTTGGGTTAAAAAACATTAACTTTTTGGGAGATGGAGAGTTTAAGGAAGCTCCTTGTGAGGTGTTGGCAGGGCTGCTATGGGCAGGTCAGCAGCTGGGAGAGGGGAACAGGAATCGATTTCCATTCTCCTTACATTACCTCTGTGGGGTGCCAGGGGCTCCTCTTAGCGTGGGCCCATGGGAGTTACAAATTTTGCAGACAAATATCTAAATAAATTGTTCCCTTAGAAGCACAGAGAGTTTAAATCTTCCCCAATGTCTTTCAGGAAGAGTGGGATTGGTAGGCTGCTATAAGCAGCACAAGAAAAAGATTGTGATAGTTTCCTGTTCACATCAACGATggtgtaataaaaaaatacaatggCTTTTATTTTACACAGTTTTTGACAACTTTTCGTGAATAAGTGGAAGAACATCAAGATAGAAACAAATACTGTAATGGCTGTTACAGTGTCACTCAGTGAAAATTACAAGATTTCAAGAgttggattaatttttttaatttgatgttATGAATACATTGTATAATTAGAGCACCTAATGTCCCAATTTATATATCAACAGAACATTGTCACACATTAAATAATTTAGAATTCTAATATTTTCTCCATTTATGCTGTTTTCAACAATAATTAAATTGTTCTGTTGTATGGATTTAGTTCATAGATGTATATATAAAAGTCTTCCATTTTTTACTGTTTTTGAATATGAAGACAAGCTGATTGCTCTTAactaatcctttttaaaaagagatacaCCTCACTTTAATATCCTACGTGTGTTGTAAAAGAAAATTTGCTGTGAGCTGCTGCCAGATTTaacatttgtttatatatttcaaCTCAAGGATTTTATTACAAGATGTGAAGGATGTTGTTACAGTGGCTGCTTTGGTCAAGATTTTAAACTTACTAAATTATCCATTCTGTGAAATGTCTGCCAATGTGCAAGTTGGAACACTGAACTATAAAATACATACAGCCTCTTCTCTGCAACATAGCATTATGTAAGGGGTTAATTCTGATCTCAACTGTATAGCAATCATGTTGCCTTGCGTCTTGAGACTCCAAAAGCAGGACAAATATAGTAAAAGATTTCAAAAATATTAACTTTGGAGAGAGGTTAAAATAATTGGATTTGTACAGCTTCCAGAAAAGATCTTTCATTGGGAATGTCAGAATCATAGCTACCAAAGAAAGGAAGTCAAGGGAAATCATTTTCTTGTTGCAAGTGATGCcctaaaacagaagaaaaatgtaaacacaGTCCTGGACCACCTTTTAACAGTAAGCTCAGACAATAGAATGATTTGCTAAGGAAAGTTGCTGAATTGTCAGCATTAGAATACCACTTGAGGTAAAGCTAAAGAGGGAACAAACGTGTGCTGTAGAAATTTGATTACTATCGTGCATTGAGTCAGTGGAATGGACTGCATGACTTGAGATtctttccaaccctaatatttatTATGAACTCTGGTTTTCTGCACTAAACACTTGATGCACCCACCTGGCTATTGGCTACTTACGTTCATCCTTTTTGGTTAAATAGCACCTTCTTTTTGAGATTTATTTCCTGTCTGTGTTTAGAGTTACAGTTTTTCACTgttatgaataaaataaattactattTACCCTCTAATCTATTTTGGTTCTGTAGTGCTATAAAGTGAGCTTAATTGTGCTATAGCTCCTGCATCATCAAAAGAATTGTTAGCTAAAAGTTCCAATTGCAAAATATTTAGTAGCAGTGATGTTAGCAAGATCCTATTTTGTCATTCGGATCCTaggctgagtttgcagagctgggactgaAAAAAGTGGTAATAGATGCCACTTTTTAACTTGTAAATGGATCTGAAAACCATTTAATAATAAATCTAAAGCTCTGGAGTGTTATTTgttacagaatttttaaaattactaaacTTCAAGGTTTGGGTACCAAGAAATCATGGGTGTTAACAGCTAATCAGCTAAACACTGCATGTAAAACTCACTCATGGTACTAAAGCATTAGTTTGCTTGTATACCAAAATTCAATTCAACAGTGAAGATAGATTCCAAGTTCACAGATGtttctgcctgctgccagaagagATGGAAGTAGTGAAAATCCTAAAAAGATTCACATGGTGTACTCTATAGTCAGATGGATACCTACTCCAGAGGATACTGAAGCAAAGGACAGAGCCCAAGACACAGGCCATGCTTTTGCCCCAGCCCATGGTGATGATACCCCTCAAGCTGGTGTATGGGGTTTTTGGTGCGAGTAAAGGAAAGCACAAGCTTTGGAATGTTTTCTCTGCATGAGAAATAGCTCTGATTATACGGATTGTTAGGAGTAAATGAAAATATGTTATCTGTATTTTAAACTATAGTCAATGAATAGTGGTAGGTCTACATGTTTATAGCCATTTAATCAACATTCTGAAAATGCATTTTATGAACAGCAGAAAGAAGAAATATTCCAGTTGCCCTTTAGCAGTAGAGTTTGACTGTCCATATAGCACCTCATTCATCCTTGCCGTGTAGTCCAACAGCTATAATGTCTTTATGTAGCTTGAACCAATGCAAAGTGAAATTGAAATATTGAAATGAAGAATAAAACCAACatgaaaaagcaacaacaaaaatattaaaataaatccagTACAGGTAAATATCATGGTCTGTCCCCAGTTATCCAGCACCTACTGCCTTTACCTACCTCATGCTACCGACAGCACAGCGTGTCAATTActtcaaagtcaatggaacttaagagtgtgcttaaatgctttcctgattcATGGCCTTAGAAATATGAAGGTAAGTGCTGTTATAAAAACCTAGACAGATAAAATAGTGATTTTTCCTTGCTTATAATGTCCATGGATATAACATCACACATGGCTATAATGTCTGTGTTATCACTTCCCCTTCTGATCTGCAACCTCAGTTTAGCCTAGGATAACAGGGAGTATGCATGTTCACAGCAT
The sequence above is a segment of the Trachemys scripta elegans isolate TJP31775 chromosome 11, CAS_Tse_1.0, whole genome shotgun sequence genome. Coding sequences within it:
- the NDUFB3 gene encoding NADH dehydrogenase [ubiquinone] 1 beta subcomplex subunit 3; this encodes MGHEHEHRHGKMELPDYKQWKIEGTPLQDVQERLARRGLRDPWLRNEAWRYMGGFAKPPTVLDVLTKGFKWGFVAFVVALGVEYALFPPKKNGGHH